One region of Triticum aestivum cultivar Chinese Spring chromosome 6B, IWGSC CS RefSeq v2.1, whole genome shotgun sequence genomic DNA includes:
- the LOC123137350 gene encoding B3 domain-containing protein Os02g0598200 — MSSGELARQDRPRSRDTEMECEEEEDETCKMLSEEEEDEEEEVEMWDKKVQSRKASTGSLEKGRRMEEPIELSDDADDNETIMEMSKKAANHKEKKRMHNDDGGHKKKKKKSMSSHGGDKNTYSADRDKDKRRDMLLSPNRNKDPFHFKEKSGKMPSSHSGERKMHRGDHHNDNKGSMMWRSEYGKYKGMQKKEMKKDKKPWPVHNGGSREGEKKKTALVLSKEGKMPMLHDSSNKGNKRSMMYDKAKKLRTSDKDEKAGSYDRKKTIPGNAGHKVQSDLKENKKVKFRFSKVIQSEHFEEFLLIPPEVAEAPKMVGFTNRQVCLEDSEGKSSMVRLSVVDGSLAFYQGWNNFVSDHSIKWGELLVFEYTGRSKFFVWVFGANSWERASFSVERRGEEKKRKESSHAPDGLVPCHTFRCSRDINGHHYVSGEYIGSNRPKTKPDGYTDNAEVSPSNLVAKSMNAVPGTRRMSANSTQDPNGVVGGIVRGSSMAPDNKDGHLANGKHTANAIFPSYIKDTTRSPEIIVMADEAPLAQENNDAVALDNKKANLSIGECKTKCDASVTCNNEKITRFELVPVTTDAAPLSQENGDAVELTSFVGHIEDSVMMKESTSAKCAEIHGSGEDLRRKQEGNTVRLECTAAVDKFPSNNKMDTNGNACSKYEYPGGFQCLEKWKEATVSGREALDGSGLIRPEKTRKTEEKSVGAMGVNPVERGYDGTHSCVPSQISESGLTRTKTEHSVNGKGATGKPETKIEQVGPVGSIGCRQERNNISISANRAVARQTEHHFFRQEDTKSSNPAPLVPLLPVKVEVSELDDHCPVLKANLQFVVPSTAQTRLELPDPLSNAVGRKGRLDRNIVMLKDPMKRLWPVFYHETSLFVGFTGGWKSFVAANKLEAGDLCVLLMDLDEDELVYNVQITRK; from the exons ATGAGTAGTGGTGAGCTGGCACGCCAGGACCGACCCAGGAGCCGTGACACGGAGATGGaatgcgaggaggaggaggatgagacgTGCAAAATGctcagcgaggaggaggaggatgaggaggaggaggtggagatgtGGGACAAGAAGGTGCAGAGCCGGAAAGCATCCACTGGAAGCCTGGAGAAGGGGAGGAGAATGGAAGAGCCCATCGAACTGAGCGATGACGCCGATGACAATGAGACGATAATGGAAATGTCGAAGAAGGCAGCCAAtcacaaggagaagaagaggatgCACAATGACGATGGTGgccataagaagaagaagaagaaatctatgaGCAGCCATGGTGGTGACAAGAACACATATAGTGCCGATCGTGACAAGGATAAGAGGAGGGACATGCTGCTCTCGCCCAACAGGAACAAGGACCCTTTCCATTTCAAGGAGAAGAGCGGGAAAATGCCGAGCAGCCACAGCGGTGAGAGGAAGATGCACCGTGGTGATCACCACAATGATAACAAAGGCAGTATGATGTGGAGGTCTGAGTATGGCAAGTACAAGGGGATGCAAAAAAAGGAAATGAAGAAGGATAAGAAACCGTGGCCCGTGCATAACGGTGGCAGCagggagggggagaagaagaagacagCGCTCGTTCTATCCAAGGAGGGCAAAATGCCTATGCTGCACGACAGCAGCAACAAGGGAAACAAGAGGTCAATGATGTATGATAAGGCGAAGAAGCTGCGGACCAGTGACAAGGATGAGAAGGCGGGGAGTTATGACAGAAAGAAGACAATCCCGGGCAACGCAGGGCACAAGGTGCAAAGTGATCTCAAAGAGAATAAAAAAGTGAAATTTAGATTCTCCAAGGTTATTCAAAGCGAACATTTCGAGGAATTCCTG TTGATACCACCAGAGGTGGCAGAGGCACCCAAAATGGTGGGCTTCACTAATCGTCAGGTATGTCTTGAGGACTCAGAGGGGAAGTCTTCAATGGTCAGGCTATCAGTGGTAGATGGTTCCCTAGCTTTTTATCAGGGGTGGAACAATTTTGTTTCAGACCATTCAATTAAGTGGGGTGAACTCCTTGTGTTCGAGTACACTGGCCGTTCAAAGTTTTTTGTGTGGGTCTTCGGTGCGAATTCTTGGGAGAGAGCATCTTTCAGTGTTGAAAGGCGAGGTGAAGAGAAGAAACGGAAAGAGAGTAGCCATGCACCTGATGGTTTGGTCCCATGTCATACGTTTCGGTGCTCTAGAGACATAAATGGTCATCACTATGTTTCTGGTGAATATATTGGGAGCAACAGGCCGAAAACAAAGCCTGATGGATATACAGATAATGCTGAGGTTTCTCCCAGTAATTTAGTCGCTAAATCTATGAATGCAGTTCCAGGGACACGTCGTATGTCTGCCAATTCAACACAAGATCCTAATGGAGTAGTAGGCGGGATCGTACGTGGATCCTCAATGGCTCCAGATAACAAAGATGGACATTTGGCGAATGGGAAGCACACAGCAAATGCTATTTTTCCATCATATATCAAAGATACTACAAGGAGCCCTGAAATAATTGTAATGGCTGATGAAGCTCCTTTAGCACAAGAAAATAATGACGCAGTGGCTCTTGATAACAAAAAAGCAAATCTGAGCATTGGAGAGTGCAAAACGAAGTGCGATGCTTCAGTAACGTGCAACAATGAAAAAATAACTAGGTTTGAATTAGTCCCAGTTACTACTGATGCAGCTCCTTTGTCACAAGAAAATGGTGATGCAGTCGAGCTAACCTCATTTGTTGGTCACATAGAAGATTCAGTCATGATGAAGGAATCTACTTCGGCAAAATGTGCAGAAATACACGGTTCAGGCGAAGATTTAAGGAGGAAACAAGAAGGAAATACAGTTCGATTAGAATGCACTGCTGCTGTGGACAAATTTCCTAGCAATAACAAGATGGACACCAATGGAAATGCTTGCAGCAAATATGAATATCCAGGAGGTTTCCAGTGCTTGGAGAAATGGAAGGAGGCTACTGTGAGTGGTCGAGAGGCTCTTGATGGCAGTGGACTGATTAGACCTGAAAAAACACGGAAAACTGAGGAGAAATCGGTTGGTGCAATGGGAGTAAACCCTGTTGAACGCGGGTATGATGGTACTCACTCCTGTGTGCCTAGCCAAATATCAGAGTCTGGGCTTACTAGGACGAAGACTGAACATTCTGTCAATGGAAAAG GCGCTACTGGTAAACCTGAAACAAAAATAGAGCAAGTGGGACCCGTGGGAAGCATTGGATGCAGACAGGAAAGGAACAATATTTCTATAAGTGCCAATCGTGCAGTTGCACGTCAGACAG AACATCATTTCTTCCGACAGGAAGATACGAAGTCTAGCAATCCTGCGCCCCTGGTGCCTTTGCTGCCTGTCAAGGTTGAAGTTTCGGAGTTAGATGATCATTGTCCCGTATTGAAGGCCAATTTACAGTTCGTCGTCCCTTCTACCGCTCAGACAAGGCTT GAGTTACCCGATCCACTCTCCAATGCTGTTGGGCGCAAAGGGAGGCTAGACCGGAACATTGTAATGCTGAAGGATCCTATGAAGAGACTATGGCCGGTGTTCTACCATGAGACCTCCTTATTCGTGGGCTTCACCGGTGGCTGGAAATCTTTCGTTGCAGCAAACAAGCTTGAGGCGGGGGATCTCTGCGTGCTCCTGATGGACCTGGATGAAGATGAGCTAGTGTACAATGTTCAGATCACCAGGAAATGA